One window of the Streptomyces sp. B3I8 genome contains the following:
- a CDS encoding MFS transporter — protein sequence MPRNRSIVLLSVGHACVDVYQGSVAALVPFFVAERDYTYAAASVIVLAASLLSSVVQPLFGALTDRHAIPWLLPASTVLGGLGVALSGVGGSYTLTLVFVALSGIGVAAYHPESARIARAASKGSHSSMGWFSLGGNVGFAAAPVLVTAVIATGGLRFSPLLILPALIGSVLTLPVLRALEKTPSAGKGATAAEGQNDWASFILLSLAVVCRSVVFVGMSTFVAFHVREQTGGGTSAGTAALFVLYLGGAVGTLLGSRLAHRWDRVTVVSTSYLITVAAVAGVVFVPGPAIYLFVALTSVGLYVPFSLQVTLAQDYLPTRVGTASGITLGLMVSVGGLTSPLIGSIADATSLRTALMPLVAMPALSWLLFRTLSEPALPELSAELGDEAEPETASHTAERAGS from the coding sequence TCCTGTCGGTCGGACATGCCTGCGTGGATGTCTACCAGGGCTCTGTGGCGGCCCTCGTCCCGTTCTTCGTCGCCGAGCGCGACTACACCTACGCCGCGGCCTCGGTGATCGTCCTCGCCGCCAGCCTGTTGTCCTCCGTGGTGCAGCCCTTGTTCGGCGCCCTCACCGACCGGCACGCCATCCCCTGGCTGCTCCCGGCGAGCACCGTCCTCGGCGGGCTCGGCGTGGCCCTGAGCGGGGTCGGCGGCTCGTACACGCTCACCTTGGTGTTCGTCGCGTTGTCCGGCATCGGGGTCGCCGCCTACCATCCGGAGTCCGCGCGGATCGCACGGGCGGCCAGCAAGGGCAGCCACAGTTCCATGGGCTGGTTCTCCCTGGGCGGCAACGTGGGTTTCGCCGCCGCTCCGGTACTGGTCACCGCCGTGATCGCCACGGGTGGACTGCGGTTCTCACCGCTGCTCATCCTGCCCGCGCTGATCGGCAGCGTCCTGACGCTGCCGGTGCTGCGGGCGCTGGAGAAGACCCCGTCCGCCGGCAAGGGCGCGACAGCCGCGGAGGGACAGAACGACTGGGCGTCGTTCATACTGCTGTCGCTGGCGGTGGTGTGCCGGTCCGTCGTCTTCGTCGGCATGAGCACCTTCGTCGCCTTCCATGTCCGCGAACAGACGGGCGGCGGCACCTCCGCCGGGACCGCCGCACTGTTCGTGCTCTATCTGGGCGGCGCCGTCGGCACGCTCCTCGGCAGCAGGCTGGCCCACCGCTGGGACCGGGTCACCGTGGTGAGCACGTCGTACCTGATCACGGTCGCGGCCGTGGCCGGCGTGGTGTTCGTGCCCGGTCCCGCCATCTACCTGTTCGTGGCGCTCACCTCGGTCGGCCTGTACGTCCCCTTCTCTCTGCAGGTCACGCTCGCCCAGGACTACCTGCCCACGCGCGTCGGAACGGCCAGCGGGATCACCCTCGGCCTCATGGTCAGCGTCGGCGGGCTGACCAGTCCTCTCATCGGCAGCATCGCCGACGCCACCTCGCTGCGCACGGCACTGATGCCCCTGGTCGCGATGCCCGCCCTCAGCTGGCTGCTGTTCCGCACCCTGTCCGAACCGGCCTTGCCCGAGCTGTCGGCCGAGCTCGGCGACGAGGCCGAGCCGGAGACCGCGAGCCACACCGCCGAGCGCGCCGGCAGCTGA